A window of the Hordeum vulgare subsp. vulgare chromosome 5H, MorexV3_pseudomolecules_assembly, whole genome shotgun sequence genome harbors these coding sequences:
- the LOC123397548 gene encoding uncharacterized protein LOC123397548 — translation MSSPPNSNDSGKKDPLDAMGAFFSAQMNRRKLVTTQKLAMSERCTSCGDEFPGCAHRPADRKTWMSELGPDRLRLHQVVWPGSHDSATNRIGIPFITRPFAQCQSLSCYHQLALGCRLLDVRVQEERRVCHGVLATYSVDVVLDDVLRFLAETESELLVLEIRTEFGRDDPPDFAKYLVERLGVHLIPQDEAVFGKTVAELLPRRVICVWKPRKSPAPGRGELLWSSGYLRDNWIDTDLPETKYESNLKFLGEQPPARDRRYLYRVENTVTPQADNPVVCVRPVTNRIRGYARSFIAEAFAKGLGDRLQVFSTDFIDGDFVDACAGVTKARVDGVA, via the coding sequence ATGTCTTCGCCCCCCAATAGCAACGACAGCGGCAAGAAGGACCCGCTGGACGCCATGGGCGCCTTCTTCTCGGCGCAGATGAACCGGCGCAAGCTGGTCACCACGCAGAAGCTGGCCATGTCCGAGCGCTGCACCTCCTGCGGCGACGAGTTCCCCGGCTGCGCCCACCGCCCCGCCGACCGCAAGACGTGGATGTCCGAGCTCGGCCCCGACCGCCTGCGCCTGCACCAGGTGGTCTGGCCGGGCTCCCACGACTCCGCCACCAACAGGATCGGCATCCCCTTCATCACCCGCCCCTTCGCGCAGTGCCAGTCGCTCTCCTGCTACCACCAGCTCGCCCTCGGCTGCCGCCTCCTCGACGTCCGCGTGCAGGAGGAGCGCCGCGTCTGCCACGGCGTGCTCGCCACCTACTCGGTCGACGTCGTGCTCGACGACGTCCTGCGCTTCCTCGCCGAGACCGAGTCCGAGCTCCTCGTCCTCGAGATCCGCACCGAGTTCGGCCGCGACGACCCGCCGGACTTCGCCAAGTACCTGGTCGAGCGCCTCGGGGTGCACCTGATCCCGCAGGACGAGGCGGTCTTCGGCAAGACCGTCGCGGAGCTGCTCCCCCGGCGGGTCATCTGCGTGTGGAAGCCGCGCAAGTCGCCGGCGCCCGGGCGCGGCGAGCTGCTGTGGAGCTCCGGGTACCTGCGGGACAACTGGATCGACACGGACCTGCCGGAGACCAAGTACGAGAGCAACCTCAAGTTCCTCGGCGAGCAGCCGCCGGCGAGGGACCGGCGGTACCTGTACAGGGTGGAGAACACGGTGACGCCGCAGGCCGACAACCCGGTGGTGTGCGTCCGGCCGGTCACGAACCGCATCCGCGGCTACGCGCGCAGCTTCATCGCCGAGGCCTTCGCCAAGGGCCTCGGCGACCGCCTCCAGGTCTTCTCCACCGACTTCATCGACGGCGACTTCGTCGACGCCTGCGCCGGCGTCACCAAGGCCCGCGTCGACGGCGTCGCGTGA